The following proteins come from a genomic window of Legionella cherrii:
- a CDS encoding NAD-dependent malic enzyme — MLDFKLLRDLQTGEQYIETSLCGKPLLTTPQLNKGTAFTNEERKEFGLLGKLPHRVETLDEQVKRAYLQYSSYTTRLQQNIYLNNLHDKNQILFYKLINRHLGEMLPVIYTPIVGTAVKRFSHEYRQPRGLYISHSDKNQIDEILKNRSNPEIDVIVVTDGEGVLGIGDQGIGGMDIPVAKLMVYCLCGGIEPTRTLPIFLDAGTNNQELLNDPMYLGCRHPRINSAAYDEFISTFVHEIHKQFPNAFLHWEDFGRGNARRILDKFQDQLCTFNDDIQGTGAVTLAALLAACDVTGSKLHEQRIVVFGAGSAGTGISDQIIDAMVREGLSHEEAYQRFWLIDRQGLLLNTDPDLTEAQKCYARNSKEIEAWAINEKQHPSLTDTVRHVKPTILIGCSAQPGAFSQDIIETMSINCERPIIFPLSNPDERCEAKPADILTWSQGRALIATGTAFPAVEYHNRMVQIAQCNNALVFPGIGLGVLAVNATKLTKEMILAAAHALCKFAPSKKESYLPLLPSLDDAQTVAKEIAVAVARCAIDSGLAQKNHDADLEKLVADMFWEPRYLPFKLKKN; from the coding sequence ATGCTTGATTTTAAATTGCTACGTGATCTGCAAACAGGAGAACAATATATTGAAACTTCTCTTTGTGGTAAACCACTCCTTACTACGCCCCAATTAAATAAGGGTACAGCATTTACTAATGAAGAAAGAAAAGAGTTTGGACTTTTAGGTAAGCTTCCTCATCGAGTTGAAACATTGGATGAACAAGTCAAACGCGCCTACTTACAATATTCGAGTTATACCACACGGTTACAACAAAATATTTATCTCAATAACTTACATGATAAGAATCAGATCCTTTTCTATAAATTAATCAATCGGCATTTAGGTGAAATGCTGCCTGTAATATATACCCCTATAGTAGGAACCGCTGTAAAACGCTTTAGTCATGAGTACAGGCAGCCGAGAGGATTGTATATTTCTCATTCAGATAAAAATCAAATCGATGAAATATTAAAAAATCGATCCAATCCTGAAATTGATGTAATAGTGGTTACCGATGGAGAAGGTGTTCTGGGGATTGGGGACCAAGGGATTGGAGGCATGGATATTCCTGTTGCCAAACTGATGGTTTATTGTTTATGCGGCGGTATTGAGCCGACCCGTACCCTGCCAATTTTTCTAGATGCAGGTACAAACAACCAAGAGCTTCTTAATGATCCCATGTACCTGGGCTGCCGCCATCCACGAATTAATTCAGCAGCATACGATGAATTCATTTCAACCTTTGTTCATGAAATTCACAAACAATTCCCCAATGCCTTTTTACACTGGGAGGATTTTGGTCGAGGCAATGCACGACGCATTCTGGATAAATTTCAAGATCAACTGTGTACCTTTAATGATGATATTCAAGGTACTGGTGCGGTGACATTAGCTGCTTTATTGGCGGCATGCGATGTAACCGGTTCAAAATTACATGAACAACGTATTGTGGTATTTGGCGCAGGATCGGCAGGAACAGGGATTAGCGATCAGATTATTGACGCTATGGTTCGCGAAGGACTCAGTCATGAAGAAGCCTATCAACGTTTTTGGCTCATAGACCGCCAAGGGCTATTACTCAATACTGACCCTGACCTAACTGAGGCACAGAAATGCTATGCTCGTAACTCCAAAGAAATTGAGGCATGGGCTATCAATGAAAAACAACACCCTTCACTGACTGATACTGTAAGACATGTTAAACCGACTATTCTTATCGGTTGTTCTGCTCAACCAGGAGCATTCTCTCAAGACATCATTGAGACGATGTCCATTAATTGTGAACGCCCTATTATATTTCCATTATCAAATCCTGATGAACGATGCGAAGCGAAACCTGCAGATATCTTAACATGGAGTCAAGGACGGGCATTAATTGCTACAGGGACAGCGTTTCCTGCTGTTGAATACCATAATCGCATGGTACAAATTGCTCAATGCAATAATGCATTGGTTTTTCCCGGGATAGGCTTGGGAGTACTTGCTGTTAATGCAACAAAATTAACAAAGGAAATGATTCTGGCTGCAGCACATGCATTATGTAAATTTGCACCGAGTAAAAAGGAAAGTTATTTACCTTTATTACCTTCTCTAGATGATGCCCAAACTGTTGCTAAGGAAATAGCAGTAGCTGTAGCACGTTGTGCAATCGATTCTGGCCTTGCGCAAAAAAACCATGACGCAGATTTGGAGAAATTGGTAGCAGATATGTTTTGGGAACCAAGATATTTGCCATTTAAATTGAAAAAAAATTGA
- a CDS encoding AAA family ATPase has translation MVMILGISGVSGAGKSTLASALAKDLDAVIISWDEFDAISIAPEDYVEWHQRGQDYQEWNYCELAQVLQVLRSGNSIVHPITHEVLKPTEFIIFDSPLGRLHQQTGQYIDLCVHIEVPLDVSLCRRVLRDYTEENKDKKTLLEELAFYLNEARTLFIDEELKKSADYILDGMAKIEFQVQFVKSFLSHGKKK, from the coding sequence ATGGTAATGATCCTTGGTATTAGTGGGGTATCCGGTGCAGGTAAATCAACACTAGCTTCGGCTCTAGCAAAAGATTTAGATGCTGTAATCATTAGTTGGGATGAGTTTGATGCAATTTCAATCGCTCCAGAGGATTATGTTGAATGGCATCAACGCGGACAAGATTATCAAGAATGGAATTACTGTGAACTTGCGCAGGTTCTCCAGGTATTGAGATCAGGAAACTCTATTGTGCACCCTATAACTCATGAGGTATTGAAACCGACTGAGTTTATTATTTTTGATTCACCTTTAGGACGTTTGCATCAGCAGACCGGACAATATATCGATTTATGCGTGCATATTGAAGTTCCTTTGGATGTTTCTTTATGCAGAAGAGTGTTGCGTGATTATACAGAAGAAAATAAAGACAAAAAGACGCTTTTGGAGGAGTTGGCGTTTTATTTAAATGAAGCAAGAACTTTATTTATTGATGAAGAGCTGAAAAAAAGTGCAGATTATATTCTTGACGGCATGGCTAAAATTGAGTTTCAAGTACAATTCGTTAAGAGTTTTTTAAGTCATGGGAAAAAGAAGTAA
- a CDS encoding DotI/IcmL family type IV secretion protein → MKKIIVCGALFHLSMVPIYAAQTPAILSESISTNFKSHQGIQKADTTNPKKNTTSKKPQSVGINCDYRISGDTQKIDKALVVRWAEYAVLHSFDFDFQSFDTQLKNLRACYTKNGWTSFVNALHDSKNINSIKTQNLMVSSSLDGEVQLIDTQENQWQMNVPIKVFYKNDKEEVTHFLNVYIVISWRNAFKLGIAQIVATPRAAPLSQKAITIREAMKGFSLSVTQQMDNVENIQKTVGSFLTSLFTRAPIKSFSELDKALNLPKLCLKSVRDDAKKTRPQLQKHQVQNHKKSMEAQPVNLASIDKNPEEVVAIANPSKANGFEWAQNQLLAIKSDFVDTKLPQLFTYLKEQGAVGLKVALEHLDKIETLKTQNLDSQQRDKKRQLAKNKKNQWNISFPMQLVHPNDKNQITQLNVNLTIGRKNSGELVILKTNAIPSVNSSSFNHAEVLVSNAHIPSINQRPGSMQQTNKIQPVQALELLQATQVPKIIFNTTSELLKTPEAINCEFKVPDGITKIDEELVKKWAENAAIQSFDFNSDSIDTQLQKLKSCYTAKGWEHFKNALDKSGNIEAIKSQNLMMSSKVSGQTKLIATRNNQWNMELLLQVVYQNKQIKVIKFLNVDLTMERKPSGDFGIARIIATLNDPANANTAVTHLSNKNIDPVQKAQQVQAEQQKKAELIDCDYKVSAETHEINENIISDWAQYAVTKSFNFDSEAIDLQLKKLQSCYTEQAWYEFISSLEKSGNMRTFKTKKLRATSQIDGKIQIVESRDNTWTLTLPLKINYQYENGNVIQLLKVDLTIGRKNTGGLGIIQLNSSLRVASIPRSMELLANPEYAFG, encoded by the coding sequence ATGAAAAAAATTATAGTTTGTGGCGCATTATTTCATTTAAGCATGGTTCCAATATATGCTGCACAAACTCCAGCTATTCTTTCTGAAAGCATATCTACGAATTTCAAATCTCATCAAGGGATACAAAAAGCAGACACAACTAACCCCAAAAAGAACACGACATCAAAAAAGCCGCAATCAGTTGGAATCAATTGTGATTATCGGATTTCTGGTGACACTCAAAAAATTGATAAAGCCTTGGTTGTAAGGTGGGCCGAATATGCTGTGCTCCATTCTTTTGATTTTGATTTTCAGTCTTTTGATACCCAGTTAAAAAATTTAAGAGCTTGCTATACTAAAAATGGGTGGACTAGTTTCGTTAATGCATTACACGATTCAAAAAATATTAATTCAATTAAAACTCAAAATCTAATGGTGAGCAGCAGCTTAGATGGGGAAGTTCAATTGATTGATACTCAGGAAAATCAGTGGCAAATGAATGTGCCCATTAAAGTTTTTTATAAAAATGATAAAGAAGAGGTGACGCATTTCCTTAATGTTTACATAGTTATCAGCTGGAGAAACGCATTTAAACTCGGCATAGCTCAAATTGTCGCAACACCACGTGCTGCCCCGTTATCTCAAAAAGCAATAACAATAAGAGAAGCAATGAAAGGTTTCTCTTTGAGTGTAACTCAGCAAATGGATAATGTTGAAAACATACAAAAAACGGTTGGTTCGTTTCTCACTTCGTTATTCACCAGGGCTCCAATAAAATCTTTTTCTGAACTAGATAAAGCACTAAACCTGCCCAAATTATGTCTAAAATCAGTGCGCGATGATGCAAAAAAGACCCGACCTCAATTACAAAAACATCAGGTACAAAATCATAAGAAATCAATGGAAGCTCAGCCAGTAAATTTAGCTTCTATTGATAAAAATCCTGAGGAAGTTGTAGCGATAGCAAATCCTTCCAAAGCCAATGGATTTGAATGGGCTCAAAATCAGTTGCTTGCTATTAAATCAGATTTCGTGGATACAAAATTGCCTCAGTTATTCACCTATTTGAAAGAACAAGGTGCAGTTGGATTAAAGGTTGCATTAGAACATTTAGATAAAATAGAAACGCTGAAAACTCAAAATTTAGATAGCCAACAGAGAGACAAGAAACGTCAACTCGCCAAAAATAAAAAAAATCAATGGAATATTAGTTTCCCCATGCAACTAGTCCACCCAAATGATAAAAATCAAATTACTCAATTAAATGTAAATTTAACCATAGGCAGGAAAAACAGTGGTGAGCTTGTCATTTTAAAAACGAACGCTATTCCTAGTGTTAATTCCTCATCTTTCAATCATGCTGAAGTTTTGGTATCCAATGCGCATATCCCTTCCATTAACCAGCGACCTGGTTCCATGCAACAGACTAATAAAATTCAACCTGTACAAGCTCTCGAACTTTTGCAAGCCACGCAGGTCCCCAAAATAATTTTTAACACTACTTCTGAACTACTAAAGACCCCAGAGGCTATCAATTGTGAATTCAAAGTTCCGGACGGAATCACCAAGATCGATGAAGAACTAGTTAAAAAATGGGCTGAAAATGCCGCAATCCAATCTTTTGATTTTAACTCGGATTCTATAGATACTCAGTTACAGAAATTAAAATCTTGTTATACAGCAAAAGGTTGGGAGCACTTTAAGAATGCTTTAGATAAATCAGGAAACATTGAGGCAATCAAATCACAAAATCTTATGATGAGCAGTAAGGTGAGTGGTCAAACAAAACTCATTGCAACACGAAATAATCAATGGAATATGGAGTTACTTTTACAAGTTGTTTATCAAAACAAACAAATTAAAGTAATTAAATTTTTGAATGTTGATTTAACCATGGAGCGTAAACCTTCTGGTGATTTTGGTATTGCGCGAATTATTGCTACCCTTAATGATCCCGCTAACGCAAATACAGCAGTGACTCATTTATCCAATAAGAACATTGACCCAGTTCAAAAAGCGCAACAAGTTCAAGCAGAACAACAAAAGAAAGCAGAGTTGATTGATTGTGATTATAAAGTTTCTGCTGAAACTCATGAAATCAATGAAAACATTATATCGGATTGGGCTCAGTATGCTGTAACAAAATCGTTTAATTTTGACTCCGAGGCCATAGATTTACAATTGAAGAAATTGCAGTCTTGTTATACCGAGCAGGCTTGGTATGAGTTTATAAGTTCCTTGGAAAAATCAGGCAACATGAGAACATTTAAAACCAAAAAATTAAGGGCAACAAGCCAAATAGATGGAAAAATACAAATTGTTGAATCTAGGGACAATACATGGACACTAACCCTTCCTTTAAAGATTAATTATCAATATGAAAATGGGAATGTAATCCAATTACTTAAAGTTGATTTAACTATAGGTCGGAAAAATACTGGTGGCCTTGGGATTATCCAACTCAATTCCTCTTTACGTGTCGCTTCTATACCAAGAAGTATGGAGCTTCTTGCAAATCCTGAGTATGCATTCGGTTAA
- a CDS encoding electron transfer flavoprotein-ubiquinone oxidoreductase, whose amino-acid sequence MEYETMEFDVIIVGAGPAGLSAAIKLKQLALAAQKELSVCILEKGAQIGSHILSGAVLEPRSLKELLPETWQDAPLDTAVTEDLFYFLTKKNAYKLPTPKPMHNEGNYIISLGELCIFLAQQAESLGCEIYPGFAAVQALYNDQNQVIGVATGSVGLDKNKEKTNNYQPGMHLLAKQTLLAEGCRGQLSQSLMSRYHLRDKANPQTYGLGIKEIWQVQPEQHRPGKVIHTVGWPMDHATYGGSFLYHLSNHRVAIGFVVGLDYKNPWLSPFAEFQRFKTHPLIQPVLTGGERISYGARALNEGGWQSLPKLTFPGGALIGDAAGFLNVPKIKGIHTAMQSGMLAAEACFESLQQDHPTPFELTNYPQKVKNSWLEKELYSVRNIRPGFKYGLIPGLLNAALETYITQGYSPWTLRNHADYNTLIPAGKAKKIDYPKPDGVLTFDRLSSVFLSNTYHEENQPCHLVLKKPQLAIEVNLKTYASPEGRYCPAGVYEIIEEENGPRLQINAQNCIHCKTCDIKDPRQNIVWHAPEGSGGPNYSGM is encoded by the coding sequence GTGGAATACGAAACCATGGAATTTGATGTAATCATCGTCGGTGCAGGACCGGCGGGGTTATCTGCCGCGATTAAATTAAAACAATTGGCTTTAGCCGCTCAAAAAGAATTATCAGTTTGCATTCTAGAAAAAGGGGCTCAAATCGGGTCTCATATTCTTTCCGGAGCAGTTTTAGAGCCGAGAAGTCTCAAAGAGCTTCTTCCAGAAACTTGGCAAGATGCACCTTTAGATACCGCAGTAACTGAAGATCTTTTTTATTTTCTTACTAAAAAAAACGCCTACAAGCTTCCAACTCCTAAACCGATGCATAACGAAGGCAATTATATTATTAGCCTAGGTGAGCTTTGCATATTTCTCGCGCAACAGGCAGAATCTCTGGGTTGTGAGATCTATCCTGGTTTTGCTGCCGTTCAAGCACTTTATAATGATCAAAATCAAGTGATTGGAGTTGCAACCGGGAGTGTAGGCCTCGACAAAAATAAAGAAAAAACAAACAATTACCAGCCTGGAATGCATTTACTTGCGAAACAAACTTTGCTCGCTGAAGGATGTCGAGGACAGCTTAGCCAAAGCCTAATGTCCCGCTATCACCTTAGGGATAAAGCCAACCCCCAAACTTATGGTCTAGGTATAAAGGAAATTTGGCAGGTTCAACCAGAACAACATAGACCTGGAAAAGTCATCCATACCGTAGGCTGGCCAATGGATCACGCAACTTATGGTGGTTCATTTCTATATCATTTGTCTAATCATCGTGTTGCCATTGGCTTTGTAGTGGGCTTAGATTATAAAAATCCATGGCTAAGTCCTTTTGCTGAATTTCAGCGTTTTAAAACACATCCATTGATACAACCTGTTTTAACTGGAGGTGAGCGAATCAGCTATGGTGCGCGAGCCCTGAATGAAGGGGGGTGGCAATCGCTACCCAAACTTACTTTTCCTGGTGGTGCATTAATTGGTGATGCAGCGGGGTTCCTTAATGTTCCTAAAATTAAAGGAATCCATACAGCCATGCAATCAGGTATGCTCGCAGCAGAAGCATGCTTCGAATCTTTACAACAGGATCACCCCACTCCATTTGAGCTCACCAACTACCCCCAAAAAGTCAAAAACTCATGGCTGGAAAAAGAGCTTTATTCAGTACGTAACATAAGACCAGGGTTCAAATACGGCTTGATTCCTGGTTTGCTCAATGCCGCACTGGAAACTTATATCACACAAGGCTATTCTCCATGGACCTTGAGAAATCATGCCGATTACAATACCTTAATTCCAGCAGGAAAAGCCAAGAAAATTGACTACCCTAAACCTGATGGAGTTCTTACTTTCGATAGGCTTTCATCTGTTTTTTTATCCAACACCTATCATGAGGAAAATCAGCCCTGCCATCTTGTCTTGAAAAAACCTCAATTGGCAATAGAGGTCAATTTAAAAACTTATGCATCACCTGAGGGTCGTTATTGCCCTGCAGGAGTATATGAAATCATTGAAGAAGAAAATGGCCCTAGATTACAAATCAATGCTCAAAATTGCATTCATTGTAAAACCTGTGATATCAAAGATCCGCGACAAAATATTGTCTGGCATGCACCTGAAGGAAGCGGTGGGCCTAATTATTCTGGGATGTAA
- a CDS encoding protease inhibitor I42 family protein: MKTVLGLLLLSCSMMSYANDTSTMKVNANNSNFVVTLPANPTTGFQWKVVSFDKNLLILSNSTYEKPKTNLIGAGGQMHFTFELQKGKSYPASTMIVLKYARSWEPDTATVKKIKVNFVKN; encoded by the coding sequence ATGAAAACTGTGCTTGGTTTATTACTTCTCAGTTGTTCGATGATGAGCTATGCAAATGATACTTCTACTATGAAAGTGAATGCGAATAATTCTAATTTTGTAGTGACGTTACCTGCTAATCCAACTACAGGATTTCAATGGAAGGTAGTTAGTTTTGATAAAAATTTATTAATCCTCAGCAACAGTACTTATGAAAAGCCAAAGACTAATCTTATTGGGGCTGGTGGGCAAATGCATTTTACTTTTGAATTACAGAAAGGGAAAAGTTATCCTGCAAGTACTATGATTGTTCTTAAATATGCTCGTTCTTGGGAGCCTGATACTGCAACAGTTAAAAAAATTAAAGTGAATTTTGTAAAAAACTGA
- the surE gene encoding 5'/3'-nucleotidase SurE encodes MNVLISNDDGVFAPGINVLAKELSTCVTVDVVAPDRNRSGASNSLTLSQPIKVKKLDNGYHSVEGTPTDCVHLAITGLLDTQFDMVVSGINDGANLGDDTLYSGTVAAAVEGRYLGLPALAISMVGDNIQHYETAAIIAKHLVMKLSKHSLPSQTILNINVPDMPLHQLKGLQVTRLGTRHSAEPIVKDRDPRGRPIYWIGLPGPQADAGPGTDFYAISEGYVSITPLHLDMTNYKMFDQLANWLNGIRIE; translated from the coding sequence ATGAATGTATTGATAAGTAATGATGATGGAGTTTTTGCACCCGGAATTAATGTGCTGGCAAAAGAATTATCAACTTGTGTGACTGTTGATGTGGTTGCGCCAGATAGAAATCGAAGCGGAGCAAGTAACTCTTTAACTCTGTCTCAACCCATAAAAGTCAAAAAACTGGACAACGGTTATCATAGTGTTGAAGGTACACCGACTGATTGCGTACATCTAGCAATAACCGGTCTTTTAGATACTCAATTTGACATGGTTGTTTCTGGAATAAATGATGGTGCTAACTTAGGGGATGATACTCTTTATTCCGGCACTGTAGCTGCCGCAGTGGAGGGGCGCTATTTGGGTTTGCCTGCTCTTGCGATTTCTATGGTGGGAGATAACATTCAACATTATGAAACAGCCGCTATTATTGCCAAACATTTGGTGATGAAATTGAGCAAACACAGCCTTCCGTCACAAACTATTTTAAATATTAATGTTCCTGATATGCCATTACATCAATTAAAGGGTTTGCAAGTAACTCGCTTAGGAACTCGGCATAGCGCGGAACCTATTGTGAAAGACCGGGATCCCAGAGGACGTCCTATTTACTGGATAGGCTTGCCTGGACCACAAGCAGATGCAGGTCCTGGAACTGATTTTTATGCAATAAGCGAAGGGTATGTTTCAATTACACCACTTCATTTGGATATGACGAATTACAAAATGTTTGATCAATTAGCCAATTGGCTCAATGGGATCCGCATCGAATAA